The Kineothrix sp. MB12-C1 genome includes a window with the following:
- the glmM gene encoding phosphoglucosamine mutase, whose product MGRLFGTDGVRGVANEELTPFLAMQLGQAGAYVLTKENEHKPTIMVGCDTRMSGDMLSNALMAGACSVGANCVYVGVLPTPAIAYLTRKYKVDAGVVISASHNPVEFNGIKFFDGNGYKLSDSLEDEIEQLIKNGMKDVKFPTGSSVGKIKYRTDAREEYINHSIKAVNVDFRGIKIVADCAEGAAYYTSVEALKELGGEVVAIHNNPDGTNINANCGSTHIEELQARVVYEKANVGLAFDGDADRLMAVDELGNMLNGDQILAIIGNHMKEKGKLAKKMIVATVMSNLGFFLMGEKNNIKIEQTKVGDRYVLERMKEVGANLGGEQSGHIIFLDENTTGDGLLSAIHLLEVMVETGKPLSELSKIMEMMPQALVNAKVPNHKKENYMDYPEVADAITKLEKTFAGEGRVLIRPSGTEPMVRVMIEGKDKAQIDKEAKALAELIQNSML is encoded by the coding sequence ATGGGCAGATTATTTGGTACAGATGGAGTAAGAGGAGTTGCAAATGAAGAATTGACGCCGTTCCTGGCAATGCAATTAGGGCAGGCAGGAGCGTATGTACTTACGAAAGAGAACGAACATAAACCGACGATTATGGTAGGTTGTGATACTCGTATGTCGGGAGATATGTTGTCTAACGCTCTGATGGCAGGAGCGTGTTCCGTGGGAGCGAACTGCGTCTATGTAGGAGTTCTTCCGACGCCTGCAATCGCATATCTTACGAGAAAATATAAGGTAGATGCAGGAGTTGTGATTTCTGCCTCCCATAATCCTGTGGAATTCAACGGTATTAAATTTTTTGACGGCAATGGATATAAGCTATCCGATTCCCTAGAGGATGAAATCGAGCAGTTGATTAAGAATGGGATGAAGGATGTGAAATTTCCCACCGGCAGCAGCGTAGGTAAGATTAAGTATCGTACAGATGCCAGGGAGGAATATATCAACCATTCCATCAAGGCTGTCAATGTAGACTTCCGTGGTATAAAGATTGTGGCTGACTGCGCAGAAGGAGCGGCTTATTATACTTCGGTGGAAGCCTTGAAGGAGCTTGGCGGGGAAGTTGTGGCAATTCATAACAATCCTGACGGAACAAATATTAATGCGAATTGCGGCTCTACCCATATTGAGGAGCTGCAAGCAAGAGTAGTATATGAGAAAGCGAATGTAGGTCTTGCTTTTGATGGAGATGCTGATCGATTAATGGCTGTAGATGAGTTGGGAAATATGTTGAATGGCGATCAGATTCTGGCTATTATCGGAAATCATATGAAGGAAAAAGGCAAGCTGGCAAAAAAAATGATTGTGGCTACAGTTATGAGCAATCTTGGATTTTTCCTGATGGGAGAGAAAAATAATATCAAGATAGAGCAGACGAAAGTGGGAGATCGTTATGTGCTGGAACGTATGAAGGAAGTGGGAGCTAATCTGGGAGGAGAGCAGTCGGGACATATTATCTTTTTGGATGAAAACACGACAGGAGACGGGCTTCTTAGTGCAATTCATTTGTTGGAGGTTATGGTGGAGACTGGGAAACCATTATCCGAGTTATCTAAGATAATGGAAATGATGCCGCAGGCGCTGGTTAATGCCAAGGTACCCAATCACAAAAAAGAAAATTATATGGATTATCCGGAGGTTGCTGACGCGATTACGAAGTTGGAGAAGACATTTGCCGGAGAAGGACGTGTACTTATCAGGCCGTCGGGAACGGAGCCTATGGTACGCGTTATGATAGAAGGAAAGGATAAAGCACAGATTGATAAGGAAGCAAAAGCACTTGCTGAACTCATTCAAAACAGTATGCTTTAA
- a CDS encoding CdaR family protein: protein MKNNLMSNWGLKMGSILFAAILWLLVTNINDPATERKFSNIPVVIKNAEVITSQGKVYEVLDNTDVIDSVVVVAPRSIIDTISVDNIVAVADMNELTNVNTISIKLATNRYNDNLDSIRGSIENVKLNIENKESVSLALKASVSGEVEAGYMIGDVTTEQNLVRVSGPESVVSSINKAEVNVSVTGFTSDIGTVEEIKLYDAEGTEISKSKLNLNINMVRTNVEILATKQIPLHFISSGVPAEGYRVTGVISSDPESVLLAGKASLLKNLSTLEIPDTILDVTGRSENLITTVDLKEYLPGNVEWGDKTFNGSATVTVFIEREIGRNFIVPKGSIAIENLPEGYEATVSTFEEDFPIQVVGLAADINAINAADIRGSVDISTLLERGILEEVAEGHYDVPLSFNLPENVSLRENITVRLTIEKEE from the coding sequence CAGCAACGGAACGTAAGTTTTCTAATATTCCTGTAGTCATTAAGAATGCGGAAGTGATTACCAGTCAGGGGAAGGTATATGAGGTGCTTGATAATACCGATGTGATCGATTCGGTTGTCGTAGTGGCGCCCAGATCTATTATCGATACGATTAGTGTGGATAATATTGTTGCAGTAGCCGATATGAATGAACTGACCAATGTGAATACAATTAGTATTAAGCTAGCCACGAATCGATACAATGATAATCTGGACAGTATAAGAGGCAGTATTGAAAATGTAAAATTAAATATCGAGAATAAAGAAAGCGTATCTCTTGCCCTGAAGGCATCGGTATCCGGGGAGGTTGAGGCGGGTTATATGATAGGGGATGTGACAACGGAGCAGAACTTGGTAAGAGTATCCGGCCCTGAGTCTGTCGTATCTTCTATAAATAAGGCAGAAGTCAACGTATCAGTAACCGGATTTACCAGCGATATTGGAACTGTTGAGGAAATCAAGCTTTATGATGCGGAAGGAACAGAAATATCTAAGAGTAAATTAAATCTTAATATTAATATGGTTCGTACCAACGTGGAAATACTTGCTACGAAACAGATTCCATTACACTTTATCTCATCAGGGGTGCCGGCGGAAGGTTATCGTGTGACCGGAGTGATAAGCAGCGACCCGGAGTCAGTATTACTTGCCGGTAAAGCGAGTCTTCTTAAGAATCTCTCAACTCTGGAGATTCCGGATACGATTCTCGATGTTACAGGGCGGAGTGAGAATCTTATAACGACAGTAGATTTGAAGGAATATTTACCCGGAAATGTAGAGTGGGGAGATAAGACATTCAATGGAAGCGCCACAGTAACAGTATTCATTGAGCGTGAGATCGGAAGAAACTTTATTGTTCCCAAGGGAAGTATTGCTATTGAGAATTTACCGGAAGGATATGAGGCTACAGTGTCTACCTTTGAGGAAGACTTCCCCATTCAGGTAGTAGGGCTTGCTGCAGATATCAATGCAATTAATGCGGCAGATATTAGAGGAAGTGTGGATATTTCTACGCTATTAGAACGTGGGATTCTTGAAGAGGTGGCAGAAGGCCATTATGATGTGCCCTTGTCCTTTAATCTTCCGGAAAATGTAAGTTTACGTGAAAATATTACGGTAAGATTGACGATAGAGAAAGAAGAATAG
- a CDS encoding aldo/keto reductase: MYNASSTRYQSMSYFRCGNSGLLLPAISLGFWHNFGDTASYDNMKQLCFTAFDHGITHFDLANNYGPAPGSAEKNLGRILKENFAVYRDELIVSTKAGYEMWDGPYGNWGSRKYIVASLDQSLQRMGLEYVDIFYHHRMDPNTPLEETMGALAQVVASGKALYVGLSNYDGATLKSAASILKDLHCPFIINQNRYSIFDRTIEQNGLKKSSEKLNKGIIAFSPLEQGMLTNRYLHGIPEDSRIKTDGRFLSESSLTEERLTKISKLNEIASKRGQTLAEMALSWILRDGIVTSILIGASKPSQIIDNIGALGNTVFTKEELDEIDSLSVEN; encoded by the coding sequence ATGTATAATGCATCATCGACACGTTACCAATCCATGAGCTATTTCCGTTGTGGTAACAGCGGATTGCTGCTCCCGGCCATTTCTCTGGGATTTTGGCATAATTTCGGAGATACAGCTTCCTATGATAATATGAAGCAGCTCTGCTTTACAGCGTTTGATCATGGGATCACTCACTTTGATTTGGCAAATAATTATGGACCGGCTCCGGGTAGTGCGGAAAAAAACTTAGGTCGTATTCTTAAAGAGAATTTTGCGGTTTACCGCGATGAATTAATTGTCAGTACAAAAGCCGGTTATGAAATGTGGGATGGACCTTATGGTAATTGGGGAAGCCGGAAATATATTGTCGCAAGTCTTGATCAGAGTTTACAGCGCATGGGATTAGAATATGTAGATATTTTCTATCATCATAGAATGGATCCTAATACGCCGTTGGAAGAAACTATGGGAGCGTTAGCGCAGGTTGTAGCAAGTGGTAAGGCATTGTATGTGGGACTTTCCAATTATGATGGTGCAACTTTGAAAAGTGCTGCATCAATCTTAAAGGATTTACATTGCCCCTTTATCATTAACCAAAATCGTTATTCTATTTTTGACAGAACTATTGAACAAAATGGATTGAAAAAGTCTTCAGAAAAACTAAATAAGGGAATTATTGCATTTAGCCCCTTAGAGCAGGGGATGTTAACGAATCGATACTTACATGGGATTCCGGAAGATAGTAGGATAAAGACAGACGGACGGTTTTTGAGCGAATCGTCCTTGACAGAAGAGCGCCTGACCAAAATAAGCAAGCTCAATGAAATTGCGTCCAAGCGTGGGCAAACTTTGGCAGAGATGGCTTTAAGTTGGATACTCCGCGATGGTATCGTAACAAGTATCTTAATTGGTGCATCTAAACCGTCACAAATTATTGATAATATTGGAGCATTGGGAAATACGGTATTTACAAAAGAAGAGTTGGATGAGATTGACAGCCTTTCTGTAGAAAATTAA
- a CDS encoding divergent PAP2 family protein: MEFLTDLVNNRIFMASVTGWLVAQVLKTLIYMWFNRKFVAERLVGSGGMPSSHSSTVCALVTATGFEYGGGSFPFAIAAIFAIIVMYDAMGVRRETGIQAKVLNEMMELFMHMGKEMSVEEKLKEFVGHTPLQVLMGALLGIIIAVLMYI, translated from the coding sequence ATGGAATTTTTGACTGATTTAGTAAATAACCGTATTTTTATGGCTTCGGTGACCGGATGGCTTGTAGCTCAAGTGCTTAAGACGTTAATATACATGTGGTTCAACCGTAAGTTTGTAGCAGAGCGTCTCGTAGGGAGCGGCGGAATGCCAAGCTCCCACTCTTCCACAGTCTGTGCACTTGTGACCGCAACGGGATTTGAATATGGAGGCGGCAGCTTTCCGTTCGCTATTGCCGCCATATTTGCAATTATCGTTATGTATGATGCAATGGGGGTACGCCGGGAGACTGGTATACAGGCCAAGGTGCTCAATGAAATGATGGAGTTATTCATGCACATGGGAAAAGAGATGAGTGTGGAAGAGAAACTCAAGGAATTCGTGGGGCATACACCTCTTCAAGTGCTGATGGGAGCGTTGCTCGGTATTATAATCGCTGTGTTAATGTACATATAA
- a CDS encoding AraC family transcriptional regulator: MAKSTSNRIISTPSSYAKEHYIFVQEVGTLQSLEPHISKRQNLNSYLFFIVLDGAGEVSYENKKYRISAGDCVWLDCTRPYSHESSADNPWSLMWVHFYGAMAKSFYTSFIRQYNSFLFRPRNLVNFTDTLSQLYRTQQTKSVYMELLSHKYLTDIITLCFTENKTEYEGEYSIPEKLVQVHAYLEQHYHEKITLETLSERFFISKFHLSREYKKIYGITLFHDLTAMRISHAKSMLRFSDASIESIAIAVGFQDSGYFIKVFRSLENMTPLEYRKKW; the protein is encoded by the coding sequence ATGGCAAAATCAACTTCTAACCGCATTATCTCCACTCCTTCCTCCTATGCCAAAGAGCATTATATCTTCGTCCAGGAGGTCGGTACGCTGCAAAGTCTGGAACCTCATATCAGTAAAAGACAGAACCTTAATTCTTATTTGTTCTTTATTGTGCTAGATGGAGCAGGAGAGGTTTCCTATGAAAATAAAAAATACCGCATTTCTGCGGGAGACTGTGTCTGGCTGGATTGTACCCGCCCCTACTCTCACGAAAGCAGTGCGGACAATCCATGGAGTCTTATGTGGGTACATTTTTATGGAGCTATGGCAAAATCCTTCTACACAAGCTTCATCCGCCAGTATAATTCCTTTCTATTCCGCCCGCGAAACCTTGTCAATTTCACTGACACACTCTCTCAGTTATATCGGACTCAACAGACAAAATCTGTTTATATGGAGCTTTTATCCCACAAATATCTTACCGATATTATTACTCTCTGTTTTACAGAGAACAAAACCGAGTACGAAGGGGAATATTCTATTCCTGAAAAACTGGTGCAGGTTCACGCTTATCTGGAGCAGCATTATCATGAGAAAATCACTTTGGAGACATTGTCAGAACGCTTTTTCATCAGTAAGTTTCATCTCTCAAGGGAGTATAAGAAGATATATGGAATCACCCTTTTCCACGACTTGACTGCAATGCGTATCTCCCACGCAAAATCTATGCTGCGTTTCAGCGACGCTTCGATTGAATCCATTGCCATCGCAGTAGGCTTTCAAGATTCCGGTTATTTTATCAAGGTCTTCCGCAGTCTGGAAAATATGACTCCATTAGAATACCGAAAAAAATGGTAA
- the leuA gene encoding 2-isopropylmalate synthase, which produces MLNYTRYERNPVMDYPGRKWPNKEVEKAPIWCSVDLRDGNQALIDPMVVEEKIEMFQYLIKLGFRDIEIGFPAASQIEYDFLRQLVDRKMIPDDVRVQVLTQCREELIDRTFQAIEGCKQVIVHIYNSTSSLQRDVVFGMDREEIINIAVQGTKWVKERAAHFPGKIILEYSPESFTGTELDFALDICTAVQETWGATKEEPIIINLPSTVEMTTPNVYADQIEWMNENFKNRESIILSVHPHNDRGTGVASTELALLAGAERVEGTLFGNGERTGNVDVLNVAYNMFSQGIDPKLHIERINESIEIYERCCKIPVHPRHPYAGKLVFTAFSGSHQDAINKGVKAMKERESKIWKVPYLPIDPADIGREYEPIVRINSQSGKGGVAFIMDTYFGFKLPKGMHKEFANAIQHISEKQGEVSPDQIMEKFREEYLEQKEPIHFRKLKVDDLSEETTSRFDTKVTVTYTDYGVEKVFEAVGNGPIDAVKRGLQEVLGEEMKILDYEEHALQSGSSSQAAAYIHLLDVDWGKVTYGVGVSSNITRASVRAIFSAINRLGIGRKNREN; this is translated from the coding sequence ATGTTAAATTATACAAGATATGAACGTAATCCGGTAATGGATTATCCGGGAAGAAAATGGCCGAATAAAGAAGTGGAAAAGGCTCCCATCTGGTGCAGTGTGGATTTGAGGGATGGGAATCAGGCATTAATTGACCCTATGGTGGTAGAAGAGAAGATTGAGATGTTCCAGTATTTGATTAAGCTGGGATTTCGGGATATAGAGATTGGATTTCCGGCAGCGAGCCAGATAGAATATGATTTTCTTCGTCAACTGGTAGATCGTAAGATGATTCCTGACGATGTAAGAGTGCAGGTATTAACACAGTGTAGAGAAGAATTAATTGATAGAACCTTCCAAGCGATTGAGGGCTGTAAGCAAGTGATCGTACATATTTATAATTCCACTTCTAGCTTGCAAAGAGATGTGGTATTTGGTATGGACCGTGAGGAAATTATAAACATTGCGGTACAGGGAACGAAGTGGGTAAAGGAGCGGGCTGCACATTTTCCGGGAAAGATTATTTTAGAATACTCTCCGGAAAGCTTCACCGGTACTGAGCTTGATTTTGCCCTGGATATTTGTACGGCAGTACAGGAGACATGGGGAGCAACGAAGGAAGAGCCTATTATTATCAATTTGCCCTCAACCGTAGAAATGACAACGCCTAACGTCTATGCGGATCAGATAGAATGGATGAATGAGAACTTTAAAAATAGAGAGAGTATTATTCTAAGCGTACATCCTCATAATGACAGAGGAACAGGAGTGGCCAGCACTGAACTCGCTCTTTTGGCAGGAGCAGAGCGCGTAGAGGGAACTCTTTTCGGAAATGGAGAGAGAACGGGAAACGTAGATGTGCTTAATGTGGCTTACAATATGTTTTCTCAAGGAATCGATCCGAAGCTGCATATAGAGAGAATTAATGAAAGTATAGAAATCTATGAGAGATGCTGTAAAATCCCTGTGCATCCCAGGCATCCTTATGCAGGAAAGTTAGTATTTACAGCCTTTTCCGGTTCGCATCAAGATGCGATTAACAAAGGTGTGAAGGCTATGAAGGAAAGGGAAAGCAAGATTTGGAAGGTACCCTATCTGCCTATCGACCCGGCGGATATCGGAAGAGAATACGAACCGATCGTAAGAATTAATTCCCAGTCCGGTAAGGGCGGTGTAGCTTTTATTATGGATACTTATTTTGGATTCAAGCTTCCTAAGGGAATGCATAAGGAATTCGCTAACGCTATTCAACATATATCGGAGAAGCAAGGAGAAGTATCTCCTGATCAGATCATGGAGAAGTTCAGAGAAGAGTACTTGGAGCAAAAGGAACCGATTCACTTCAGAAAGCTGAAGGTGGACGATTTAAGCGAAGAGACCACATCACGATTCGATACGAAGGTTACGGTTACTTACACTGATTACGGTGTGGAGAAAGTCTTCGAAGCAGTGGGCAACGGACCTATCGATGCGGTGAAACGCGGACTTCAAGAGGTGCTCGGAGAAGAAATGAAGATACTCGATTACGAAGAGCACGCATTGCAGAGCGGTTCCAGCTCTCAGGCAGCAGCTTATATTCACCTGCTGGATGTGGATTGGGGAAAAGTTACTTATGGCGTCGGCGTAAGTTCCAATATTACAAGAGCCTCCGTAAGAGCTATTTTCTCAGCAATAAACCGCCTTGGAATCGGCAGAAAAAATAGAGAGAATTAA
- a CDS encoding MerR family transcriptional regulator produces the protein MAEYGIREISEIFHLPSSTLRYYEEIGILTNIARTSSGQRIFTDAHVNRLKTICCFKNTGMTIAQLKSFFIYESAEQEHIDDIISLLNAQKEYTVEQINQLQSDYAHILRKLHYYGDIKKSLEANQPLPDWKDYKYKSFF, from the coding sequence ATGGCAGAGTATGGTATTCGGGAAATATCTGAGATATTTCACTTGCCGTCATCAACTTTGAGGTATTATGAAGAAATCGGTATTCTCACAAACATTGCGAGAACTTCTTCCGGACAGAGAATTTTCACCGATGCTCATGTTAACCGCCTTAAAACGATATGCTGTTTTAAGAATACGGGAATGACAATCGCACAGTTAAAGAGTTTTTTCATTTATGAATCTGCGGAACAAGAACATATTGATGATATTATATCCCTTTTAAATGCTCAGAAAGAATATACCGTCGAGCAAATCAACCAGTTGCAGAGCGATTATGCTCATATACTTAGAAAATTACATTATTATGGGGATATTAAAAAAAGTCTGGAAGCAAATCAACCGCTTCCAGACTGGAAAGACTACAAGTATAAATCCTTTTTTTAA
- a CDS encoding HPr family phosphocarrier protein, whose translation MVSQKVVIKNPTGLHLRPAGILCKEAMQFKSLITFSFRENTANAKSVLSVLGACVKCGDEIEFVCEGEDEEIALKALVQAIESGLGE comes from the coding sequence ATGGTAAGCCAAAAGGTAGTTATTAAGAATCCGACAGGGCTACATCTAAGACCGGCAGGTATCCTATGTAAAGAGGCGATGCAGTTTAAATCGTTAATTACATTTTCATTTCGTGAGAATACAGCAAATGCGAAGAGTGTACTCAGCGTATTGGGCGCATGTGTAAAGTGTGGTGACGAAATAGAGTTTGTCTGTGAGGGCGAAGATGAAGAGATTGCATTAAAAGCTTTAGTTCAGGCGATTGAAAGCGGTCTCGGAGAATAA
- the rfbD gene encoding dTDP-4-dehydrorhamnose reductase, whose translation MKKVIVTGSNGQLGIAINKQYRGTADIELINTDVAELDITNIDKVMEMVREVKPYAIINCAAYTNVNACETDVDNAYKINAIGPRNLSIAATQVGAKLVQVSTDYVLSGDGNRPYTEFDPTGPKGVYGTSKLAGENFVKEFAKDYFIIRTAWLYGEGKNFVKTMLHLSEKMDRITVVNDQFGTPTSAEELAKAIHYLLPTENYGLFHGTCEGSCHWAEFAKEIFRLGGKNTVVEEVTTAQYEASNPASAPRPAYSILDNYMLKLTTDFQFAEWHDAIEKYMGSLSSL comes from the coding sequence ATGAAAAAAGTAATCGTAACAGGAAGTAACGGACAATTAGGAATTGCCATTAATAAACAATATAGAGGAACTGCAGATATCGAACTTATCAATACGGATGTGGCGGAGTTGGATATTACAAATATCGATAAAGTAATGGAGATGGTACGGGAAGTAAAGCCTTATGCTATTATTAATTGTGCGGCTTATACGAATGTGAATGCTTGTGAAACGGATGTTGACAATGCATATAAAATTAATGCGATCGGCCCCCGTAACTTAAGCATTGCAGCAACCCAAGTAGGGGCAAAGCTCGTTCAGGTTTCCACAGATTATGTATTATCGGGAGATGGGAACAGACCTTATACGGAGTTTGATCCGACCGGTCCTAAAGGAGTTTATGGTACTTCGAAGTTGGCTGGGGAGAACTTTGTAAAGGAATTTGCGAAAGATTATTTTATTATTCGTACTGCGTGGCTGTATGGAGAAGGTAAGAATTTTGTTAAGACTATGTTACATTTATCGGAAAAGATGGACAGGATAACGGTAGTCAACGACCAGTTTGGAACTCCTACGAGTGCGGAAGAACTGGCAAAAGCTATTCATTACTTGCTTCCCACTGAGAATTACGGTCTGTTTCACGGTACCTGCGAAGGTTCTTGTCATTGGGCGGAATTTGCAAAAGAGATATTTAGGCTGGGCGGTAAGAACACAGTGGTGGAAGAAGTGACAACGGCACAATACGAGGCATCCAATCCTGCCTCAGCACCCAGACCGGCATATTCTATTCTGGATAATTACATGCTTAAGCTGACGACTGATTTTCAGTTTGCTGAATGGCACGATGCTATCGAAAAATATATGGGAAGCCTTTCCTCACTTTAA
- a CDS encoding DUF3048 domain-containing protein, whose translation MKRLQVLLLIALSSTLLLTGCGKKEEVEEPVVAQVIEPQPDLGQGGATTTEETSVDDDVPPEEGMVRSTLTNEWIDGDLEDIRPISIMVPNDSAALPHYNLSKADILYECPVEGSITRSMAVIKDWQKLDRIGNVRSCRDYFVYWSFEWDSIYLHFGGPYYINDIVEKADTDHITGSSYGDKRTDALFEGAFYRSTDKKAPQNAYASAEGIAKGIDKFGYSKTYRNGYYKADHFTFASSKSPNTLEAYSDSIVAKKIDMRPAYPVTKTSFTYNEEDGLYYRYMYDKPDVDAANDEQQLSFKNVLVQFTYHEVRDQKGYLAFQVHDTTRDGYYFTNGKGIHVTWKKTADYEPTKYYDDNGNEIEINTGKTMICIVEEGDSFDVDGTSLKSSAK comes from the coding sequence ATGAAACGATTACAAGTCCTTCTTCTTATCGCTTTATCCTCCACATTGCTATTAACCGGTTGTGGAAAGAAAGAAGAAGTTGAAGAGCCTGTCGTTGCACAGGTGATTGAACCTCAGCCTGATCTTGGACAGGGCGGGGCGACTACCACTGAAGAAACATCTGTCGATGACGATGTGCCGCCCGAAGAGGGTATGGTGAGAAGCACCCTCACAAATGAATGGATTGACGGCGATTTAGAGGACATACGTCCTATTTCCATTATGGTTCCTAACGACTCCGCAGCATTACCTCATTATAATCTTTCCAAAGCAGATATTCTTTATGAATGTCCGGTAGAGGGAAGCATTACAAGAAGTATGGCTGTAATCAAGGATTGGCAGAAACTGGATCGTATCGGTAACGTAAGAAGCTGCCGCGACTATTTCGTATATTGGTCTTTCGAGTGGGATTCCATTTATCTTCATTTCGGCGGTCCCTATTACATTAACGATATCGTAGAAAAAGCGGATACCGATCATATTACAGGTTCTTCCTATGGGGATAAAAGAACGGATGCTTTATTCGAGGGAGCATTCTACCGCTCTACCGATAAAAAAGCGCCTCAAAATGCATATGCAAGCGCAGAGGGAATTGCTAAAGGTATCGACAAGTTCGGATATTCCAAAACATACCGCAACGGTTACTATAAAGCAGACCACTTTACTTTTGCTTCTTCTAAGTCACCGAATACTTTGGAAGCATACAGCGATTCCATCGTTGCAAAGAAAATCGATATGAGGCCGGCTTACCCTGTTACTAAAACATCTTTTACCTATAACGAAGAAGACGGTTTATATTATCGTTATATGTACGATAAGCCGGATGTAGATGCTGCTAATGATGAACAGCAGTTGTCGTTCAAGAATGTATTAGTACAGTTCACCTATCACGAGGTGAGAGACCAGAAAGGTTATCTCGCTTTCCAGGTACATGATACTACCAGAGACGGTTATTACTTCACCAACGGAAAAGGCATCCATGTAACATGGAAGAAAACTGCAGATTATGAACCTACCAAGTATTACGACGATAACGGAAACGAAATCGAAATCAATACAGGTAAAACCATGATCTGCATCGTGGAAGAAGGAGATTCTTTCGATGTGGACGGAACTTCTTTAAAGTCATCCGCAAAATAA